The following proteins are encoded in a genomic region of Streptococcus sp. 29892:
- the holA gene encoding DNA polymerase III subunit delta, which translates to MTIIGQIEKLRKEHLGSLTVLCGEDVGQYQIAKDLLLRQVDFDPADLGFAYFDMSEADYSQVDLDLVSLPFFSDEKVVILDYFADLTTDKKRYLTDDELKQFEAYLENPVETTRLIILAPGKLDSKRRLVKLLKRDGLVLEANPLKETDLRQYFQKELGRLGLNMDGDVFQYLLVKSNFEFAEVSKNLAFLQSYKGQNLITMADIDSAIPKTLQDNIFDLTQLVLQSKIDESRQLVRDLRLQGEDEIKLIAIMLTQFRTYLQVQLLREQGKSEPQMVAELSEIMGRKVNPYQIKFALRDSRYLSLGFLKKVVKLLIETDYQIKTGVFEKDYLFDLALLKISSI; encoded by the coding sequence ATGACAATTATTGGACAGATTGAGAAATTAAGAAAAGAACATTTAGGCTCTCTGACAGTTTTATGCGGTGAGGATGTTGGACAATATCAGATTGCAAAGGACTTACTTTTAAGGCAGGTGGATTTTGATCCCGCAGATTTGGGTTTTGCCTATTTTGATATGTCTGAGGCTGATTATAGTCAGGTCGATTTGGATTTGGTCTCTTTGCCATTTTTTTCAGATGAAAAAGTAGTCATATTAGACTATTTTGCCGATTTGACGACGGATAAAAAGCGGTATTTGACAGATGACGAACTCAAGCAGTTTGAGGCTTATTTGGAAAATCCTGTCGAAACAACCCGTTTGATTATCCTAGCCCCAGGAAAGCTAGACAGCAAGCGACGTCTGGTCAAACTCCTCAAACGAGATGGACTGGTACTGGAAGCCAATCCCTTGAAGGAAACGGACTTGCGACAGTATTTCCAGAAAGAACTGGGGCGTCTAGGTTTGAATATGGATGGAGATGTCTTTCAGTATTTGTTGGTAAAATCTAATTTTGAGTTTGCGGAAGTCAGTAAAAACCTAGCCTTCTTGCAATCTTATAAAGGACAAAATTTGATTACTATGGCAGATATTGATTCTGCCATCCCTAAGACCTTACAGGATAATATTTTTGACCTGACCCAATTGGTTCTTCAATCCAAAATCGATGAATCCCGTCAACTTGTTCGTGATTTACGTTTACAGGGGGAGGATGAAATCAAGCTGATTGCCATTATGTTGACCCAATTCCGCACTTATTTACAGGTTCAACTTCTTCGAGAACAAGGCAAGAGTGAGCCACAAATGGTAGCAGAATTGTCAGAAATCATGGGGCGAAAGGTCAATCCCTATCAAATCAAATTTGCGCTTCGGGATTCGCGCTACTTATCTCTTGGATTTTTGAAAAAGGTGGTCAAATTGTTGATCGAAACAGACTACCAAATTAAAACAGGTGTGTTTGAAAAAGACTATCTCTTTGACCTAGCTTTGCTAAAAATTTCAAGCATATAG
- the sodA gene encoding superoxide dismutase, whose product MAIILPDLPYAYDALEPHIDAETMTLHHDKHHATYVANANAALEKHPEIGEDLVALLSDVEQIPADIRQALINNGGGHLNHALFWELLSPEKTEISAELAADIDATFGSFDAFQEAFTTAATTRFGSGWAFLVVNKEGKLEVISTANQDTPIMQGLKPILALDVWEHAYYLNYRNVRPNYIKAFFEVINWNKVDELYKEALSN is encoded by the coding sequence ATGGCAATTATTTTACCAGACCTACCATACGCATACGATGCCTTGGAACCACACATTGATGCAGAAACAATGACCCTTCACCATGACAAGCACCATGCAACTTATGTTGCAAATGCAAATGCTGCCCTTGAAAAGCACCCAGAAATCGGTGAGGACTTGGTAGCACTTTTGTCAGATGTAGAGCAAATTCCAGCTGACATCCGTCAAGCACTTATCAACAACGGTGGTGGTCACCTGAACCACGCACTTTTCTGGGAATTGCTTTCACCAGAAAAAACAGAAATTTCAGCAGAATTGGCAGCAGATATTGATGCGACTTTCGGTTCATTTGATGCCTTCCAAGAAGCATTCACTACAGCAGCAACAACTCGCTTCGGTTCAGGCTGGGCTTTCTTGGTTGTCAACAAAGAAGGCAAGTTGGAAGTTATCTCAACTGCTAACCAAGACACACCAATCATGCAAGGTTTGAAACCAATCTTGGCACTGGATGTTTGGGAGCACGCCTACTACCTCAACTACCGTAACGTCCGTCCAAACTACATCAAAGCTTTCTTTGAAGTGATTAACTGGAATAAGGTAGATGAGCTGTATAAAGAGGCTCTCAGCAACTAA
- the rplS gene encoding 50S ribosomal protein L19 yields the protein MNPLIQSLTEGQLRTDIPSFRPGDTVRVHAKVVEGNRERIQIFEGVVISRKGQGISEMYTVRKISGGVGVERTFPIHTPRVDKIEVVRYGKVRRAKLYYLRALQGKAARIKEIRR from the coding sequence ATGAATCCATTGATCCAAAGTTTGACAGAAGGTCAACTTCGTACTGACATCCCTTCATTCCGTCCTGGTGACACTGTACGTGTTCACGCTAAGGTTGTCGAAGGTAACCGCGAACGTATCCAGATTTTCGAGGGTGTTGTTATCTCTCGTAAAGGCCAAGGCATCTCAGAAATGTACACTGTACGTAAAATCTCTGGTGGTGTAGGTGTTGAGCGTACATTCCCAATCCACACTCCACGTGTTGATAAGATTGAAGTAGTACGTTACGGTAAAGTACGTCGTGCTAAATTGTACTACCTACGTGCATTGCAAGGTAAAGCAGCGCGTATCAAAGAAATCCGTCGCTAA
- a CDS encoding hydrolase, producing MSKQFIPSVLSDLRQDIVQVPDIIKECSGIRIYGRRIRSVLFTTDVAIIANHNADAVLAVYPFTPSPAILKSIMMVASVPVLAGVGGGLTTGMRSANMSLLSESEGAYAVVVNGPTDVKTIEQINKMADIPIIYTVVSEKADLLSRIEAGVDILNVSCGLETPSVVKKIRQVLPDFPIIATGGPTEESIRCVIEAGANAISYTAPSNAELFKKKMEKYRISSKD from the coding sequence ATGAGTAAGCAGTTTATTCCGTCTGTTTTGTCTGATTTACGCCAGGATATTGTGCAGGTACCTGACATTATTAAGGAATGCAGCGGTATTCGGATTTATGGTCGTCGTATCCGCTCGGTTTTATTTACAACTGATGTGGCGATTATTGCCAATCATAATGCAGATGCCGTTTTAGCAGTTTATCCATTTACTCCTAGTCCAGCCATCCTCAAAAGTATTATGATGGTTGCTTCTGTCCCGGTTTTAGCTGGTGTTGGTGGTGGACTAACGACAGGAATGCGGTCGGCCAATATGAGTTTGCTTTCTGAGTCCGAAGGAGCTTATGCTGTTGTGGTCAATGGTCCTACGGATGTTAAAACCATTGAGCAAATTAACAAGATGGCTGATATTCCCATTATCTACACAGTCGTTTCAGAGAAGGCAGACTTGTTATCACGAATAGAGGCTGGCGTAGATATTTTAAACGTTTCCTGTGGACTAGAAACTCCCAGCGTGGTGAAAAAAATCCGTCAAGTACTCCCAGACTTTCCCATCATTGCGACAGGTGGTCCAACTGAAGAATCCATTCGTTGCGTGATCGAAGCAGGAGCCAATGCCATTTCCTACACAGCTCCAAGCAATGCCGAACTCTTTAAAAAGAAAATGGAAAAATATCGAATATCAAGTAAGGACTAG
- a CDS encoding chloride channel protein: MTSKDKQILQLLLFSVLMGLLAGLVTTFFGKILLEIGQVRSEYFDYLVPFLALAGLVVVFVYQKWGREVQAGMGLVFKAGQGEDSHISPVLVPLIICTTWLSHLFGASVGREGVAVQLGASLSHWLQKHGFSDLSKDMVTKMGMAAGFAGLFQTPLAASFFAIEVLIVGQYAWNSLVYCLVAAFTASTTSHLLGLEKFAHAISAPPFQLTYGFKLLLLALCFGIVGNFFAWFLAQSKRYSTRWFPNPYIKIAIMGVGLSVLLLLVQQGRYSGLGTNLIDVSLAGEQVFAYDWLLKLLLTCLCLAAGFQGGEVTPLFAIGASSGALLAGILGLPIEPVAALGYCAVFGSATNTLLAPILIGYEVFGWNIIPYAIPVLALAYLVNRKQTIYGQQIRKF, translated from the coding sequence ATGACCAGTAAAGATAAACAAATACTTCAACTCCTGCTCTTTTCTGTACTCATGGGACTGTTAGCTGGATTGGTCACTACATTTTTTGGAAAGATTTTATTAGAAATTGGACAAGTACGATCTGAATATTTCGATTATCTTGTTCCTTTTCTTGCATTGGCTGGGCTAGTAGTTGTATTTGTCTATCAAAAATGGGGCAGAGAAGTTCAAGCTGGGATGGGGTTGGTTTTTAAAGCGGGACAGGGTGAAGACAGTCACATTTCTCCAGTCTTAGTACCACTCATCATCTGCACGACCTGGCTCAGTCATCTTTTTGGTGCTTCCGTTGGCCGTGAAGGGGTGGCGGTTCAGCTTGGAGCTAGTCTTTCGCATTGGCTACAGAAGCATGGTTTTTCAGACTTGTCCAAAGATATGGTGACGAAGATGGGTATGGCAGCAGGTTTTGCTGGCCTCTTTCAAACACCCTTGGCTGCCAGTTTCTTTGCCATCGAGGTCTTGATCGTTGGTCAATATGCTTGGAATAGCTTGGTCTATTGTTTAGTGGCTGCTTTTACAGCTTCTACCACTTCACATTTATTGGGCTTAGAAAAATTTGCTCATGCCATTTCGGCTCCCCCTTTCCAGCTTACCTACGGTTTCAAATTACTTCTATTGGCACTATGTTTTGGTATCGTCGGTAATTTTTTTGCCTGGTTTTTGGCACAGTCAAAAAGGTACTCTACTCGCTGGTTTCCTAATCCTTACATTAAAATAGCTATCATGGGAGTTGGACTAAGCGTTCTACTGCTCCTTGTTCAGCAGGGGCGGTATTCAGGTCTGGGGACCAATTTAATTGATGTCAGTTTAGCTGGGGAACAGGTATTTGCTTACGATTGGCTACTCAAACTCCTACTGACCTGTTTATGTTTGGCCGCAGGTTTTCAAGGGGGTGAGGTCACTCCTCTCTTTGCTATTGGAGCTAGTTCTGGAGCCCTTTTAGCTGGAATATTGGGGCTGCCAATAGAACCTGTTGCTGCCCTTGGCTATTGTGCTGTGTTTGGCTCAGCAACCAACACATTACTGGCACCGATTTTAATAGGCTACGAGGTATTTGGTTGGAATATCATCCCCTACGCCATTCCAGTGCTTGCCCTAGCTTATCTTGTAAACAGAAAACAAACGATTTATGGACAGCAGATAAGAAAATTTTAA
- a CDS encoding chorismate mutase — protein sequence MNLDHIRENINAIDSQLVDLLEQRMELVDQVTAFKRATGKPVLDTSRENAVLERVGSLVQKEDYRSAIQATFSDIMAQSRAYQAGKLARDDQ from the coding sequence ATGAATCTAGATCATATCCGGGAAAATATTAACGCTATAGATAGTCAATTAGTTGACTTGCTTGAACAACGCATGGAGCTAGTTGATCAAGTCACAGCCTTTAAGCGTGCAACAGGCAAACCTGTTTTGGATACCAGTCGGGAAAATGCGGTTCTTGAACGGGTTGGAAGCCTGGTCCAAAAGGAGGACTACCGCTCAGCTATTCAAGCGACCTTTAGCGACATCATGGCCCAGTCCAGAGCCTATCAAGCTGGAAAACTAGCTAGAGATGACCAGTAA
- a CDS encoding flavodoxin, giving the protein MALAKIVYASMTGNTEEIADIVASKLEELGLEVQVHECTTIETEEILDADLIVVASYTYSYGGDGELPDEIVDFYADLADLDLTGKVYGVCGSGDTFYDDFCSAVDDFDVMLGSRGAVKGAENVKVDLAAEDEDIVNLEKFATDLAAKVNE; this is encoded by the coding sequence ATGGCACTAGCAAAAATTGTTTACGCTAGTATGACTGGTAACACAGAAGAAATTGCTGATATCGTCGCCAGTAAGCTAGAAGAGTTGGGTTTGGAAGTACAGGTGCACGAATGTACGACCATTGAAACAGAAGAAATCTTGGATGCTGACTTAATTGTCGTAGCCAGCTACACTTATTCTTATGGTGGTGATGGTGAGCTTCCAGATGAAATCGTTGATTTCTATGCTGACCTAGCGGACTTGGATTTGACTGGTAAGGTGTACGGTGTTTGCGGTTCTGGCGATACCTTCTATGATGACTTCTGTAGTGCAGTAGATGACTTTGATGTCATGCTTGGTTCACGTGGTGCAGTCAAGGGGGCTGAAAATGTCAAGGTAGACCTTGCTGCTGAAGACGAGGATATCGTTAACCTCGAAAAATTTGCAACTGACCTTGCTGCCAAAGTAAATGAATAA